In the Staphylococcus sp. IVB6240 genome, one interval contains:
- a CDS encoding DEAD/DEAH box helicase: MQKFTELGVSERTAETLEAMGFTEPTPIQKDSIPYALENIDILGQAQTGTGKTGAFGIPLIEKVKGQEGVRALILAPTRELAMQVAEQLREFSRGQKVQVVTVFGGMPIDRQIKSLKRGPQIVVGTPGRVIDHLNRRTLKPQQIETLILDEADEMMNMGFIDDMRYIMDKLPSENRQTMLFSATMPKAIQELVQKFMKSPKIIKTMNNEISDPQIDEYYTIVKELEKFDTFTNFLDVHQPELAIVFGRTKRRVDELTSALLSKGYKAEGLHGDITQAKRLEVLKKFKNDQIDILVATDVAARGLDISGVSHVYNFDIPQDTESYTHRIGRTGRAGKHGIAVTFVNPIEMDYIRQIEQTNKRQMLALRPPHRKEVLQAREDEIKNKVEKWMAAAKEPRVEKIAKSLLESYEASDLVTALLQELVESNDEVEVQLTFEKPLARKTRGPKGGNRKNTGNKRHGKNNRNHKQGNFNKKGNFKNKRDNKVKKGRTFADHQK, translated from the coding sequence TTGCAAAAATTTACAGAATTAGGTGTTTCAGAACGTACAGCTGAAACCCTTGAGGCAATGGGATTTACTGAGCCAACACCCATCCAAAAAGACAGTATTCCATATGCACTCGAAAATATTGACATATTGGGACAAGCGCAAACAGGGACAGGAAAAACAGGCGCATTTGGGATCCCGCTTATCGAAAAAGTAAAAGGTCAAGAAGGCGTACGCGCGCTTATCTTAGCACCAACACGTGAGCTTGCAATGCAAGTAGCAGAACAATTACGTGAATTCAGCCGTGGACAAAAAGTTCAAGTTGTTACAGTATTCGGTGGTATGCCGATTGATCGTCAAATCAAATCATTAAAACGTGGCCCACAAATCGTTGTAGGGACACCTGGACGTGTGATTGACCACTTAAATCGTCGTACATTAAAACCACAACAAATCGAAACATTAATCTTAGACGAAGCGGACGAAATGATGAACATGGGCTTCATCGATGATATGCGTTATATCATGGATAAATTACCATCAGAAAATCGTCAAACAATGCTTTTCTCAGCAACAATGCCAAAAGCAATTCAAGAACTTGTTCAGAAGTTCATGAAATCACCTAAGATTATCAAAACAATGAACAACGAAATCTCTGATCCACAAATTGATGAGTATTACACAATTGTTAAGGAATTAGAGAAATTCGATACATTTACGAACTTCTTAGATGTACATCAACCAGAACTTGCAATTGTATTCGGACGTACAAAACGTCGTGTAGATGAATTAACAAGTGCATTGTTATCAAAAGGATACAAAGCTGAAGGACTTCACGGGGACATTACACAAGCAAAACGCTTAGAAGTCTTGAAAAAGTTTAAAAACGACCAAATTGACATCCTTGTCGCAACAGACGTTGCAGCACGTGGTTTAGATATCTCAGGTGTAAGCCATGTTTACAACTTCGATATTCCTCAAGATACAGAAAGTTACACACATCGTATTGGTCGTACAGGTCGTGCCGGCAAACACGGTATTGCCGTAACATTTGTTAACCCAATCGAAATGGACTACATTCGTCAAATCGAACAAACAAATAAACGTCAAATGCTTGCATTACGCCCACCACATCGCAAAGAAGTATTACAAGCACGTGAGGATGAAATCAAGAACAAGGTAGAAAAATGGATGGCTGCCGCTAAAGAACCTCGCGTAGAAAAAATTGCGAAGTCATTGCTTGAATCATACGAAGCATCTGACTTAGTGACAGCACTTCTACAAGAATTGGTTGAATCAAATGATGAAGTAGAAGTACAATTAACATTTGAAAAACCACTTGCACGTAAAACACGTGGACCAAAAGGTGGCAACCGTAAAAATACAGGCAACAAACGCCACGGTAAAAACAACCGTAATCACAAACAAGGTAACTTTAATAAAAAAGGTAACTTCAAAAACAAACGTGATAACAAAGTGAAAAAAGGACGTACATTTGCTGACCATCAAAAATAA
- the murF gene encoding UDP-N-acetylmuramoyl-tripeptide--D-alanyl-D-alanine ligase, whose product MINISLRQLSEWVTGEIDERYLDVMIKGVTIDSRHIEAGQLFIPFNGENVDGHRFSAQALQDGAAATFYDKHSEVPAPSEGPVIYVENTLEALQQLASAYLRNVNPTVIAVTGSNGKTTTKDMIENTLAASYKVKKTQGNYNNEIGMPLTILALSPDTEVSILEMGMSGFGEIELLSRIAQPDFAIITNIGESHMQDLGSRAGIAKAKFEIISGLKEGGTLFYDGDEPLLEELVENTNGLNAVAIGTGESNDVHCHVTAHDASGITFTLNDDETYTIPVLGAHNMKNAAYAISVAKNLNVGYETIQQQLQQLSLTDMRMQKFTAENGAVVINDAYNASPTSMKAAIDTLKELTGRKILVFGDVLELGPQSSELHADVGAYLENKSIDVLFTYGDDSEAIYEAGRHHVEQAQHFDSKAALIETLTNMLTDKDTVLVKGSRGMKLEEVVEALLTV is encoded by the coding sequence ATGATAAATATCAGCTTGAGACAATTATCAGAGTGGGTAACAGGTGAGATTGATGAACGTTATTTAGACGTGATGATCAAAGGTGTCACGATTGATTCACGACACATTGAAGCGGGACAACTCTTTATTCCGTTTAATGGAGAAAATGTAGATGGCCACCGTTTTAGTGCACAAGCTCTACAAGATGGTGCTGCGGCAACTTTTTATGATAAACATAGTGAAGTTCCGGCACCATCAGAAGGTCCAGTCATTTATGTAGAAAATACATTGGAAGCTTTACAACAACTCGCTTCGGCATACTTACGTAATGTCAATCCGACAGTTATCGCTGTGACAGGATCAAATGGTAAAACTACGACAAAAGATATGATAGAAAATACACTTGCAGCTAGCTACAAAGTGAAAAAAACACAAGGAAACTATAATAATGAAATTGGTATGCCTTTAACAATCTTAGCATTATCACCGGATACGGAAGTGTCTATTTTAGAAATGGGTATGTCAGGCTTTGGAGAAATTGAGTTATTGTCTCGTATCGCACAACCTGATTTTGCAATTATTACGAATATCGGTGAGTCACATATGCAAGACCTTGGTTCAAGAGCGGGCATTGCAAAGGCAAAGTTTGAAATTATTTCAGGCCTAAAAGAAGGTGGAACACTATTCTATGATGGCGATGAACCTTTATTGGAAGAACTTGTGGAAAATACAAATGGGCTGAATGCAGTTGCGATTGGTACAGGCGAGTCAAATGATGTACATTGTCATGTAACTGCACATGATGCATCAGGCATTACGTTCACATTGAATGATGACGAAACATATACGATTCCAGTACTTGGTGCACATAATATGAAAAATGCAGCATATGCGATTAGTGTTGCTAAAAATTTGAATGTTGGTTATGAAACGATTCAACAACAATTACAGCAACTCTCATTGACAGACATGCGCATGCAAAAATTCACGGCTGAAAATGGTGCAGTGGTAATTAATGATGCTTATAATGCCAGTCCAACAAGTATGAAAGCAGCCATTGATACGTTAAAAGAATTGACTGGTCGTAAAATACTTGTATTTGGAGATGTGTTAGAACTTGGTCCGCAATCATCAGAATTACATGCTGATGTCGGCGCATATTTAGAAAATAAATCTATTGATGTCTTATTTACGTATGGAGATGATTCAGAAGCGATTTATGAAGCGGGACGTCACCATGTCGAACAAGCACAACATTTTGATTCAAAAGCAGCATTGATAGAAACTTTAACAAACATGTTAACAGATAAAGATACCGTTTTAGTTAAAGGATCACGAGGTATGAAGTTAGAAGAAGTGGTGGAAGCGTTATTAACAGTTTAA
- a CDS encoding D-alanine--D-alanine ligase, whose amino-acid sequence MSKEALCIIYGGKSAEHDVSILTAQNVLNAIDKSQYHIDIIYITNEGQWKKQENITEEITDINTLRLDQVEEGQISVMLTASSQGGSYDAVFPLLHGPNGEDGTIQGLFEVLDIPYVGNGVLAAASSMDKLVMKQLFAHRGLPQLPYVSFLRSEYEKYQHNILKLVHDKLEFPVFVKPANLGSSVGISKCDDEEALIRGIEEAFQFDRKLVIEQGVNAREIEVAVLGNDYPETTWPGEVVKDVSFYDYKAKYKDGKVKLSIPADLDPDLQMTLRDMAVEAFKATDCAGLLRADFFVTEDQQIYINETNAMPGFTAYSMYPKLWENMGVSYSELITKLIELAKERHADKHLNKYRIDD is encoded by the coding sequence ATGTCGAAAGAAGCTTTATGTATTATTTACGGTGGGAAAAGTGCCGAACATGATGTTTCAATATTAACAGCACAGAACGTATTGAATGCAATCGATAAATCACAGTATCATATCGATATTATCTATATTACAAATGAAGGCCAATGGAAGAAACAAGAGAATATCACTGAAGAAATCACTGATATTAATACATTACGCTTAGATCAAGTTGAGGAAGGGCAGATTTCTGTCATGTTAACGGCTTCGAGTCAAGGTGGCAGTTACGATGCAGTGTTCCCGTTATTGCATGGTCCAAATGGAGAAGATGGAACGATTCAAGGTTTATTTGAAGTTCTTGATATTCCATATGTTGGAAATGGTGTACTAGCTGCAGCAAGCTCTATGGATAAGCTTGTTATGAAGCAATTATTTGCACATAGAGGTCTTCCACAATTACCATATGTCAGCTTTTTACGTAGTGAATATGAAAAATATCAACATAATATTCTAAAGCTTGTACATGATAAACTAGAGTTCCCAGTATTTGTTAAGCCGGCAAACCTAGGTTCAAGTGTCGGTATTAGTAAATGTGACGATGAAGAAGCATTGATTCGTGGTATTGAAGAAGCGTTTCAATTTGACCGCAAGCTTGTGATTGAACAAGGTGTCAATGCACGTGAAATCGAAGTGGCTGTACTTGGTAATGATTATCCAGAGACAACATGGCCAGGTGAAGTTGTGAAAGATGTGTCATTCTATGATTACAAAGCGAAATACAAAGACGGTAAAGTAAAATTAAGTATTCCTGCAGATTTGGATCCAGACTTGCAAATGACACTTCGCGATATGGCTGTGGAAGCATTTAAAGCAACAGATTGTGCTGGCTTGCTACGCGCGGATTTCTTCGTGACAGAAGATCAGCAAATCTATATTAACGAAACAAATGCGATGCCTGGATTTACAGCATACAGCATGTATCCAAAATTATGGGAAAACATGGGTGTGTCATATAGCGAATTAATTACAAAATTAATTGAACTAGCAAAAGAACGCCATGCAGATAAGCATTTGAATAAATATCGAATTGATGACTAG
- a CDS encoding FtsW/RodA/SpoVE family cell cycle protein — MASSRQKTQKSFFRRLDWKLISLILILCIISVTTIHSAMGGGQYSMDFGVRQIFYYILGAAIATFIMLVSPKKILKYVNVVYTIFIILLIGLIVLPESSLTPIINGAKSWYHIGPISFQPSEFMKIVLILSVSKVVAQHNRFTFNKSLETDFMLLLKIMGVTILPMGLILLQNDLGTTLVFLAIIAGIVIVSGVTWKILAPLFGSAIVLGGSIILSIIYNPSLIENISGIKTYQLGRINSWLDPYTYSTGDGFHLTESMKAIGSGQLIGKGLNNGEVYIPENHTDFIFSVIGEEFGFVGAVAVLGVFLLLLLHLIRLAVSSDDIFNKAFIMGYTSLLLFHIVQNIGMTIQLLPITGIPLPFISYGGSSLWSLMSGIGVILSIYYYTPKKYDATQAQSRTTK; from the coding sequence ATGGCTTCTTCACGTCAAAAAACTCAAAAGTCTTTCTTTCGACGTTTAGACTGGAAACTGATTAGTTTAATTTTAATACTCTGTATCATCAGTGTGACGACAATCCACTCAGCTATGGGTGGTGGCCAATATAGTATGGACTTTGGTGTCCGACAAATTTTCTATTATATTTTAGGGGCCGCAATCGCTACATTCATCATGCTCGTTTCACCTAAGAAAATTTTAAAATATGTTAATGTCGTTTATACCATTTTTATCATTTTATTAATCGGACTCATTGTCCTGCCAGAATCAAGTTTAACGCCGATTATTAACGGGGCAAAAAGCTGGTATCATATTGGACCTATTAGCTTTCAACCTTCCGAGTTTATGAAAATTGTCCTCATATTATCTGTATCCAAGGTGGTTGCACAACATAATCGCTTTACGTTTAATAAGTCTTTGGAAACAGACTTTATGTTACTTCTTAAAATAATGGGTGTGACCATTTTACCAATGGGACTGATTTTATTACAAAATGACCTTGGTACAACACTTGTCTTCCTGGCTATTATTGCAGGTATCGTGATTGTAAGTGGTGTCACATGGAAGATTTTAGCACCACTATTCGGATCAGCGATTGTTTTAGGTGGTAGTATCATTTTATCTATTATTTATAATCCAAGTCTGATAGAAAATATTTCGGGTATCAAAACGTATCAACTTGGCCGTATCAATTCATGGTTAGATCCTTACACATATAGTACTGGAGATGGCTTCCACCTAACAGAGTCTATGAAAGCAATTGGTTCAGGTCAATTGATTGGTAAAGGCTTAAATAATGGTGAAGTTTATATTCCTGAAAACCATACGGACTTTATTTTTTCTGTGATTGGCGAGGAGTTTGGCTTCGTTGGTGCAGTGGCGGTATTAGGTGTTTTCCTATTACTCTTATTGCATCTGATACGCCTAGCTGTTTCATCAGATGATATCTTCAATAAGGCATTCATTATGGGATATACGAGCTTACTGTTATTCCATATTGTTCAAAATATCGGTATGACAATTCAACTCTTACCAATTACCGGAATTCCTCTTCCATTCATTAGTTATGGCGGTAGTTCATTATGGAGTCTGATGTCAGGTATCGGTGTCATACTTAGTATTTACTATTACACACCAAAAAAATACGATGCAACACAAGCACAATCTCGTACGACAAAATAA
- a CDS encoding Lmo0850 family protein, which produces MAKPNDKFYNVVKMLSSIGVSVKKTKSRLDIMRSLPNTTVAPEKLK; this is translated from the coding sequence ATGGCAAAGCCAAATGACAAGTTTTACAACGTGGTGAAAATGTTATCATCAATTGGGGTTAGTGTTAAAAAGACCAAATCACGATTGGATATCATGCGATCACTACCGAACACAACCGTTGCACCAGAAAAACTCAAGTAA